Proteins found in one Triticum aestivum cultivar Chinese Spring chromosome 4D, IWGSC CS RefSeq v2.1, whole genome shotgun sequence genomic segment:
- the LOC123096135 gene encoding LOB domain-containing protein 39 produces the protein MSCNGCRVLRKGCSDACVLRPSIEWIDGAQPQANATVFVAKFFGRAGLVASLAAVPLHHRPALFRSLLYEACGRTINPVSGAIGLMWTSNWDLCQAAADAVLRGDSLRSLSAVPAAFTERDMAGLYGNVGTNTGSSSSLHSSPENSTSAPARKRSKNNCGAAVGQQVKLPGPGPVLQSCELDLCLTPLSSPLAGGRRGGASDEYSTTTCCEEASGDAAEAGAPPLLNLFN, from the exons ATGAGCTGCAACGGGTGCCGCGTGCTGCGCAAGGGGTGCAGCGACGCCTGCGTGCTGCGGCCCAGCATCGAGTGGATCGACGGCGCCCAGCCGCAGGCCAACGCCACCGTCTTCGTCGCCAAGTTCTTCGGCCGCGCCGGCCTCGTCGCCTCCCTCGCCGCCGTCCCGCTCCACCACCGCCCAG CCTTGTTCCGGTCGCTTCTGTACGAGGCGTGTGGCCGGACGATCAACCCGGTGAGCGGCGCCATCGGGCTCATGTGGACCAGCAACTGGGACCTCTGCCAGGCGGCCGCCGACGCCGTGCTGCGCGGCGACTCCCTGCGCTCGCTCTCCGCCGTGCCCGCCGCCTTCACGGAGCGCGACATGGCCGGCCTCTACGGCAACGTCGGCACCAACACCGGCAGCTCCTCCTCCCTCCACTCCTCGCCGGAGAACTCCACGTCCGCGCCCGCCAGGAAGCGGAGCAAGAACAACTGCGGCGCCGCAGTAGGGCAGCAGGTGAAGCTGCCGGGGCCGGGGCCGGTGCTGCAGTCGTGCGAGCTGGACCTCTGCCTGACGCCCTTGTCGTCGCCGCTGGCCggcgggaggcgaggcggcgcgtcGGACGAGTACTCCACCACGACGTGCTGCGAGGAAGCCAGCGGCGACGCGGCGGAGGCCGGGGCGCCCCCGCTGCTGAACCTCTTCAACTGA